A window from Candidatus Nitrosotenuis uzonensis encodes these proteins:
- the endA gene encoding tRNA-intron lyase: MNGELVENRIIVWDPKDARELFSESYYGKPIGISKPKPEEINGPLILDLIEGYYLQEKSHLVIFKSKKKITQEQMLEICRKEHHNFDKKYLVYKDFRDKKYIINPGIKFGCDFAVYQRGPGIDHAPYLVQVYNKTDTISSTGVVLAGRLATSVKKNFILAIPHGEKVSYLALDWWRA; this comes from the coding sequence ATGAATGGTGAACTTGTAGAAAACAGGATAATTGTCTGGGATCCAAAGGATGCTCGCGAGCTTTTCTCAGAGTCATACTATGGTAAGCCAATAGGAATCTCAAAACCAAAGCCAGAGGAGATAAACGGTCCGCTGATTTTAGATCTTATTGAGGGATATTATCTACAAGAAAAATCACATCTTGTGATTTTCAAGTCAAAGAAAAAAATCACCCAAGAACAAATGCTTGAAATTTGCAGAAAAGAACATCATAATTTCGATAAAAAATATCTAGTCTACAAAGATTTCAGAGATAAAAAATACATCATAAATCCAGGAATAAAGTTTGGGTGCGATTTTGCAGTGTATCAGAGGGGACCAGGCATAGACCATGCACCGTATCTTGTACAGGTGTATAATAAGACAGATACGATTTCATCCACCGGAGTTGTCCTTGCAGGTAGACTTGCCACTAGTGTGAAAAAAAATTTCATTTTAGCTATACCGCATGGTGAAAAAGTAAGTTATCTTGCGCTTGATTGGTGGAGGGCCTAG